One genomic segment of Pseudomonas fortuita includes these proteins:
- a CDS encoding low molecular weight protein-tyrosine-phosphatase: MRVLFVCLGNICRSPTAEGVLRHQLQAAGLADRVHVASAGTGDWHVGKAPDSRTCKAALARGYDLSAQRAQQVKAAHFAEYDLVLAMDESNLRDLRALRPPTAAGELDLFLRRYGSVLDEVPDPYYGGADGFEQVLDLVEAACQALVLEIKGRL, from the coding sequence ATGCGCGTTTTGTTCGTGTGCCTGGGCAACATCTGCCGCTCGCCCACCGCCGAAGGCGTGCTGCGCCATCAATTGCAGGCCGCCGGGCTTGCCGACCGGGTGCACGTGGCCTCTGCCGGCACCGGCGACTGGCATGTTGGCAAGGCGCCAGACAGCCGCACCTGCAAGGCAGCGCTGGCACGTGGTTACGACCTCTCAGCGCAGCGTGCCCAGCAGGTCAAGGCAGCGCATTTTGCCGAGTACGACCTGGTGCTGGCCATGGACGAGAGCAACCTGCGCGACCTGCGCGCCTTGCGCCCGCCCACTGCAGCGGGCGAACTCGACCTGTTCCTGCGCCGCTATGGCTCAGTGCTGGATGAAGTACCTGACCCTTACTACGGTGGCGCCGATGGCTTCGAGCAGGTGCTCGACCTGGTCGAGGCGGCGTGCCAGGCACTGGTGCTGGAAATCAAGGGCCGCCTATGA
- the kdsB gene encoding 3-deoxy-manno-octulosonate cytidylyltransferase: MSLDFTVVIPARLRSTRLPGKPLLPIAGKPMVQHVWEQARKSAASRVVIATDDASIFEACQAFGAEVLMTRADHESGTDRLAEVAVHLGLPADAIVVNVQGDEPLIPPVIIDQVAANLAAHPEAGIATLAEPIHEPETVFNPNAVKVASDKNGLALTFSRAPLPWARDGFASDRNVLPEGVPYRRHIGMYAYRVGFLQDFVGWGPCWLEQTEALEQLRALWHGVRIHVEDAIEAPAVGVDTPEDLERVRRLLEA; the protein is encoded by the coding sequence ATGAGCCTGGACTTCACCGTGGTGATTCCCGCCCGGTTGCGCTCCACACGGCTCCCAGGCAAGCCGCTGCTGCCGATTGCCGGCAAGCCGATGGTGCAACACGTGTGGGAGCAGGCACGCAAAAGTGCCGCGAGCCGTGTGGTTATCGCCACCGATGACGCCAGTATCTTCGAGGCCTGCCAGGCGTTCGGTGCCGAAGTGCTGATGACCCGCGCCGACCATGAATCGGGCACCGACCGCCTGGCCGAAGTGGCTGTGCACCTGGGCTTGCCGGCTGATGCCATCGTGGTCAACGTGCAGGGCGACGAGCCGCTGATCCCGCCGGTGATCATCGACCAGGTGGCGGCCAACCTGGCTGCGCATCCAGAGGCCGGCATCGCTACTCTGGCCGAGCCGATCCATGAGCCGGAAACCGTGTTCAACCCCAATGCAGTCAAGGTGGCGAGCGACAAGAACGGACTGGCCCTGACTTTCAGCCGTGCGCCGCTGCCGTGGGCCCGCGATGGCTTTGCCAGCGACCGCAATGTGCTGCCCGAAGGCGTGCCGTATCGCCGCCACATCGGCATGTACGCCTACCGCGTCGGCTTTCTGCAGGACTTTGTCGGTTGGGGCCCATGCTGGCTTGAACAGACCGAAGCGCTGGAGCAACTGCGTGCCTTGTGGCACGGCGTGCGCATTCACGTCGAGGACGCCATCGAGGCGCCAGCCGTAGGCGTTGATACCCCTGAAGACCTGGAGCGCGTACGGCGCTTGCTGGAGGCTTGA
- a CDS encoding MotA/TolQ/ExbB proton channel family protein has translation MWELVKSGGWMMLPIILSSIAAMAIVVERLWTLRASRVTPPHLLGQVWMWIKDKQLTSDKLKALRADSPLGEILAAGLANSRHGREIMKECIEEAASRVIHELERYISTLGTIAAMAPLLGLLGTVLGMIDIFSAFMGSQMTANAAVLAGGISKALVTTAAGLMVGIPAVFFHRFLLRRIDELVVGMEQEAIKLVEVIQGDREVEVAGGKA, from the coding sequence GTGTGGGAATTGGTCAAGTCCGGTGGTTGGATGATGCTGCCGATCATTCTGAGTTCCATCGCTGCCATGGCTATCGTCGTCGAGCGCCTGTGGACCCTGCGCGCCAGTCGCGTCACCCCGCCGCACCTGCTCGGTCAGGTATGGATGTGGATCAAGGACAAGCAACTGACCAGTGACAAGCTCAAGGCCTTGCGCGCCGATTCGCCATTGGGCGAAATCCTTGCTGCTGGCCTGGCCAACTCGCGTCATGGCCGCGAAATCATGAAAGAGTGCATCGAGGAAGCCGCCTCGCGCGTCATTCACGAACTGGAGCGCTACATCAGCACGCTCGGCACCATCGCCGCCATGGCGCCGCTGCTGGGCCTGCTGGGCACCGTGCTGGGCATGATCGACATCTTCAGCGCCTTCATGGGCTCGCAAATGACCGCCAATGCGGCCGTGCTGGCCGGTGGTATCTCCAAGGCCCTGGTCACCACTGCGGCCGGCCTCATGGTCGGCATCCCGGCAGTGTTCTTCCACCGCTTCCTGCTGCGCCGCATCGATGAGCTGGTGGTGGGCATGGAACAGGAGGCGATCAAGCTGGTGGAAGTGATCCAGGGCGACCGTGAAGTGGAAGTGGCCGGAGGCAAGGCGTGA
- a CDS encoding DNA internalization-related competence protein ComEC/Rec2: MRTGMFALALGLLCPGLFPALPSVGWLITLAACAAVSVFTRVWPLGCFVLGLCWACWSAQQALDDRLAAGLDGRTLWLEGRVVGLPARTAQGVRFELEAARSRRAELPQRLQLSWFDGPPLRAGEQWRLAVTLQRPAGLLNPHGPDREAQLLARRVGATGTVKAGQLLAPVSGGWRDALRQRLLVVQANGRQAALVALVLGDGAGLAREDWQTLQATGTVHLLVISGQHIGLVAGLLYGLVAGLARWGLWPARLPWLPCACALAMAAALAYGWLAGAGVPVQRACLMLAVVLLWRLRFRHLGAMLPLLLALVAVLLVEPLAALLPGFWLSFAAVATLIYCFSGRLGGWRPWQAWTRAQWVIAIGLLPVLLATGLPVSLSAPLANLVAVPWVSLAVLPLALLGTLLLPLGGVGEALLWLAGGLLDGLFRLLALVAHQRPAWLAPALPLWAWLLVLLGALLVLLPRGVPLRGLGGVMLLALWVPTEPVPLGQVEVWQLDVGQGLAVLLRTRHYNLLYDAGPARGETDLGERVVLPTLSKLGVDSLDLMVISHAHADHAGGAAAIQRGLPVRRLIGGEALDDVPLQPCASGEQWNWDGVRFSLWRWADGQSSNDRSCVLLVEAQGERLLLAGDMEAAAERAWLADTEMPRIDWLQAPHHGSRSSSTEAFIRASAPRGVLISRGRNNSFGHPHVQVMERYQRHGLAVHDTAVEGALRLVLGRHEEVEGIRGQRRFWRVRAE, from the coding sequence ATGCGCACAGGGATGTTTGCGCTCGCGCTCGGGCTGTTGTGCCCGGGCCTTTTCCCCGCATTGCCATCGGTCGGATGGTTGATAACGCTGGCTGCCTGCGCGGCCGTCAGCGTGTTTACCCGCGTTTGGCCATTGGGCTGTTTTGTGCTGGGGCTGTGTTGGGCGTGCTGGTCTGCCCAGCAGGCCCTTGACGATCGCCTGGCTGCCGGCCTGGACGGCCGCACCTTGTGGCTGGAGGGGCGGGTGGTCGGCCTTCCAGCGCGAACTGCGCAGGGCGTGCGCTTCGAGCTGGAGGCGGCACGCTCGCGGCGGGCCGAACTGCCGCAACGGCTGCAACTGAGCTGGTTCGATGGGCCGCCGCTGCGGGCGGGCGAGCAGTGGCGGCTGGCGGTGACCTTGCAGCGCCCGGCCGGGCTGCTCAACCCACATGGGCCCGACCGGGAGGCGCAACTGCTGGCGCGGCGGGTGGGCGCCACCGGTACGGTAAAAGCCGGGCAGCTACTGGCGCCGGTAAGCGGTGGTTGGCGCGATGCGCTGCGTCAGCGCTTGCTGGTGGTCCAAGCCAATGGCCGGCAGGCCGCATTGGTGGCACTGGTGCTGGGTGACGGCGCTGGCCTGGCCCGGGAGGACTGGCAGACGTTGCAGGCCACCGGTACGGTGCACTTGCTGGTTATTTCTGGCCAGCACATCGGCCTGGTGGCCGGTCTGCTGTACGGCCTGGTGGCCGGGCTGGCGCGTTGGGGGCTGTGGCCCGCCCGGTTGCCGTGGCTGCCCTGTGCCTGTGCCCTGGCCATGGCGGCGGCGTTGGCCTACGGCTGGCTGGCCGGTGCGGGTGTACCGGTGCAGCGTGCCTGCCTGATGCTGGCGGTAGTGCTGTTGTGGCGCCTGCGTTTTCGCCACCTCGGCGCAATGCTGCCGCTATTGCTGGCGCTGGTCGCGGTGCTGCTGGTCGAACCCTTGGCGGCGCTGCTGCCTGGGTTCTGGCTGTCGTTTGCCGCAGTGGCCACGCTCATCTACTGCTTCAGCGGCCGTTTGGGCGGTTGGCGGCCCTGGCAGGCCTGGACGCGCGCGCAATGGGTGATCGCCATCGGCTTGCTGCCGGTGTTGCTGGCCACAGGTTTACCGGTGAGTCTGAGTGCGCCGCTGGCCAATCTTGTCGCGGTGCCATGGGTTAGCCTGGCGGTGTTGCCGTTGGCGTTGCTGGGGACGTTGCTGCTGCCGCTGGGTGGGGTAGGGGAAGCGTTGCTGTGGCTGGCGGGTGGCCTGCTGGATGGGCTGTTCCGGCTGTTGGCGTTGGTGGCGCATCAGCGCCCGGCGTGGCTGGCCCCGGCCTTGCCGTTGTGGGCCTGGCTGCTGGTATTGCTGGGTGCGCTGCTGGTGCTGCTGCCTCGTGGCGTGCCTTTGCGGGGGTTGGGTGGGGTCATGTTGTTGGCGCTGTGGGTGCCCACGGAGCCGGTGCCGCTCGGCCAGGTCGAGGTCTGGCAGCTAGACGTTGGCCAAGGGCTGGCGGTGCTGTTGCGTACCCGGCATTACAACCTGCTGTACGACGCCGGGCCGGCCAGAGGGGAGACCGACCTGGGCGAGCGGGTGGTGCTCCCGACCTTGAGCAAGCTGGGGGTGGACAGCCTGGACTTGATGGTCATCAGCCATGCGCATGCCGACCATGCGGGCGGTGCTGCGGCCATACAGCGTGGGCTGCCGGTCAGGCGGCTGATCGGTGGGGAAGCGCTGGATGATGTGCCGTTGCAGCCTTGTGCCAGTGGCGAACAATGGAACTGGGATGGCGTGCGCTTTTCGCTATGGCGCTGGGCGGACGGGCAGAGTAGCAATGACCGTTCCTGTGTCTTGCTGGTAGAGGCGCAGGGCGAGCGCTTGCTGCTGGCGGGGGATATGGAAGCTGCGGCCGAACGGGCCTGGCTGGCGGACACAGAAATGCCGCGTATCGACTGGTTGCAGGCACCGCATCATGGCAGCCGCAGTTCGTCCACCGAGGCGTTCATCCGGGCTAGTGCGCCGCGCGGGGTATTGATTTCGCGAGGGCGTAACAACAGCTTCGGGCACCCGCATGTGCAGGTAATGGAGCGTTATCAGCGGCATGGTCTGGCGGTGCATGACACGGCGGTGGAGGGGGCGTTGCGGTTGGTGTTGGGGCGGCATGAAGAGGTTGAGGGTATCAGGGGGCAGCGGCGGTTTTGGCGGGTTCGAGCTGAGTGA
- the lpxK gene encoding tetraacyldisaccharide 4'-kinase codes for MPFADGLLAAWYAGHPALALLRPLEALYRRVVTRKRARFLSGESASYRAPVPVIVVGNITVGGTGKTPMILWLIEHCRQQGLKVGVVSRGYGAKPPQLPWRVQADQPAEQAGDEPLLIVQRTGVPLMIDPDRSRAVQALLASEPLDLILCDDGMQHYRLARDLELVLIDAARGLGNGRCLPAGPLREPVERLQGADAVLFNGASADRADGFGFCLQPSALVNVRSGERRTLDHFPPGQRLHAVAGIGNPQRFFNTLLGLNWQPVPHPFADHAQFSARSLAFSPPLPLVMTEKDAVKCRAFAADDWWYLAVEAQPTPAFSTWFDNQLQRLLRKP; via the coding sequence ATGCCTTTCGCCGACGGTTTGCTCGCCGCCTGGTACGCCGGGCACCCCGCCCTGGCGCTATTACGCCCGCTGGAGGCGTTGTACCGCCGCGTGGTCACCCGCAAGCGGGCACGTTTTCTCAGTGGCGAAAGTGCCAGTTACCGGGCGCCAGTGCCGGTCATCGTGGTGGGCAACATCACCGTGGGCGGCACCGGCAAGACGCCGATGATCCTCTGGCTGATCGAACACTGCCGCCAACAGGGGCTGAAGGTGGGTGTGGTCAGCCGTGGGTATGGTGCCAAGCCACCACAGCTGCCTTGGCGGGTGCAGGCCGACCAGCCGGCCGAACAGGCGGGCGACGAACCGCTGCTGATCGTGCAGCGCACCGGCGTGCCGCTGATGATCGACCCTGACCGTTCCCGCGCCGTGCAGGCGTTGCTGGCCAGCGAACCGCTCGACCTGATCCTGTGCGACGACGGCATGCAGCACTATCGCCTGGCCCGCGACCTGGAGCTGGTGCTGATCGATGCCGCCCGCGGCCTGGGCAATGGCCGCTGCCTGCCTGCCGGCCCGTTGCGCGAGCCCGTCGAGCGCCTGCAAGGCGCCGACGCGGTGCTGTTCAATGGTGCCAGTGCCGACCGCGCCGATGGTTTTGGCTTCTGCCTGCAACCGTCCGCACTGGTCAACGTGCGCAGCGGCGAACGTCGTACCCTCGACCATTTCCCACCAGGCCAGCGCCTGCACGCGGTGGCCGGTATTGGCAATCCGCAACGTTTCTTCAATACCCTGCTGGGGCTAAACTGGCAGCCGGTGCCGCATCCCTTCGCCGACCATGCACAGTTCAGCGCCCGGAGCCTGGCTTTCAGCCCGCCGCTGCCGCTGGTGATGACCGAGAAGGATGCGGTGAAATGCCGAGCCTTCGCCGCTGACGACTGGTGGTACCTGGCCGTCGAGGCCCAGCCCACGCCAGCGTTCAGCACTTGGTTCGACAACCAGCTGCAGCGGCTGCTGCGCAAGCCCTGA
- the rne gene encoding ribonuclease E encodes MKRMLINATQPEELRVALVDGQRLYDLDIESGAREQKKANIYKGKITRIEPSLEAAFVDFGSERHGFLPLKEISREYFKKAPEGRVNIKEVLSEGQEVIVQVEKEERGNKGAALTTFISLAGRYLVLMPNNPRAGGISRRIEGEERNELREALNGLTVPGDMGLIVRTAGLGRSSEEMQWDLDYLLQLWTAIKEASLDRAAPFLIYQESNVIIRAIRDYLRQDIGEVLIDSIDAQEEALTFIRQVMPQYASKVKLYEDSVPLFNRFQIESQIETAFQRVVDLPSGGSIVIDPTEALVSIDINSARATKGSDIEETALQTNLEAAEEIARQLRLRDIGGLIVIDFIDMTPAKNQRAVEERVRECLEADRARVQVGRISRFGLLEMSRQRLRPSLGESSGIVCPRCSGTGIIRDVESLSLAILRLIEEEALKDRTAEVRAQVPIPVAAFLLNEKRNSITKIELRTRARIIILPNDHLETPHFEVQRLRDDNPEVLNNQSSYEIAATETEEAPQQTATRTLVRQEAAVKTAPARTSAPVPAAEEPQAVAPAAPAPSAPEPSLFKGLVKSLVSLFAGKEEPAAAPVVAEKPAAERSPRNEERRNGRQQSRNRNGRRDEERKPREERAERAPREERQPREERAPREERAPREDRAPREERAPREDRAPREERAPREERAPRQPREDRRSNRGEERVRELREPLDATPPAEREERQPREERVAREERAPREERAPREERAPREERAPREERAPREERAPREDRAPREERAPREERAPREERAPRPPREERQPRVAEEAAEQAAELAEEQLPNEELLQDEQEGTDGERPRRRSRGQRRRSNRRERQRNANGELIDGGEEDEGSEEQPQQHKATELGAELAAGLAVTATVASSNISADAEAQANQQAERATAEVATAAETDNREAAQPVEQAEKVEQVEAVAKAEEVVVAPVVEQPVSQPVIVAEVTAEPVVEVAPQPVVDEAPAAEPAIIAEAPVEAPAVEAGEIEQAPAVTDTAPAAEQPAPVVEAQPEVVAEPAPVVVEPAQVEAPIEAEPATVMLANGRAPNDPREVRRRKREAEAAAKAAQEAAAAPQEPALEAADEHKPHHG; translated from the coding sequence ATGAAAAGAATGCTGATTAACGCAACTCAACCCGAAGAGTTGCGTGTAGCCCTGGTGGATGGCCAACGCCTCTACGACCTGGACATCGAGTCTGGTGCGCGCGAGCAGAAAAAGGCCAACATCTACAAAGGCAAGATCACCCGCATCGAACCCAGCCTCGAAGCCGCCTTCGTCGACTTCGGTTCCGAACGTCACGGCTTCCTGCCGCTGAAAGAAATCTCCCGCGAATACTTCAAGAAAGCCCCCGAAGGCCGGGTGAACATCAAGGAAGTGCTCAGCGAAGGCCAGGAAGTCATCGTCCAGGTCGAGAAGGAAGAGCGCGGCAACAAAGGCGCAGCCCTCACCACCTTCATCAGCCTGGCAGGTCGTTACCTGGTGCTGATGCCCAACAACCCACGTGCCGGCGGCATCTCCCGCCGCATCGAAGGCGAAGAGCGCAACGAACTGCGCGAAGCCCTGAACGGCCTGACCGTGCCGGGCGACATGGGCCTTATCGTGCGCACTGCCGGCCTTGGCCGCAGCAGCGAAGAAATGCAGTGGGACCTCGACTACCTGCTGCAGCTGTGGACTGCCATCAAGGAAGCGTCCCTGGACCGCGCTGCGCCATTCCTGATTTATCAGGAAAGCAACGTCATCATCCGCGCTATCCGCGACTATCTGCGCCAGGACATCGGCGAAGTGCTTATCGACAGCATCGATGCCCAGGAAGAAGCCCTGACCTTCATCCGCCAGGTAATGCCGCAGTACGCCAGCAAGGTGAAGCTGTACGAAGACAGCGTACCGCTGTTCAACCGCTTCCAGATCGAAAGCCAGATCGAAACCGCCTTCCAGCGCGTGGTCGACCTGCCGTCCGGTGGTTCGATCGTGATCGACCCGACCGAAGCCCTGGTGTCCATCGACATCAACTCGGCGCGGGCCACCAAAGGCAGCGACATCGAAGAAACCGCCCTGCAGACCAACCTGGAAGCGGCCGAGGAAATCGCACGCCAGCTGCGCCTGCGTGACATTGGCGGCCTGATCGTCATCGACTTCATCGACATGACCCCGGCGAAAAACCAGCGTGCCGTGGAAGAGCGCGTACGCGAGTGCCTGGAGGCAGACCGTGCCCGTGTTCAGGTCGGCCGCATTTCGCGCTTCGGCCTGCTGGAAATGTCCCGTCAGCGCCTGCGCCCATCGCTGGGCGAAAGCAGCGGCATCGTCTGCCCACGCTGCTCCGGCACAGGCATCATCCGTGACGTCGAATCGCTGTCGCTGGCCATCCTGCGCCTGATCGAAGAAGAAGCCCTGAAGGACCGCACCGCCGAAGTACGCGCACAAGTGCCGATCCCGGTGGCCGCATTCCTGCTCAACGAGAAACGTAACTCGATCACCAAGATCGAACTGCGCACCCGCGCACGCATCATCATCCTGCCGAACGATCACCTGGAAACCCCGCACTTCGAAGTCCAGCGCCTGCGCGACGACAACCCGGAAGTGCTGAACAACCAGTCCAGCTACGAGATCGCCGCCACCGAGACCGAAGAGGCACCGCAGCAGACCGCCACCCGCACCCTGGTTCGCCAGGAAGCGGCGGTCAAGACCGCACCGGCCCGCACCAGTGCGCCAGTACCGGCTGCTGAAGAGCCACAGGCTGTCGCCCCGGCTGCCCCAGCCCCGAGCGCCCCAGAGCCAAGCCTGTTCAAAGGCCTGGTGAAGTCGCTGGTCAGCCTGTTCGCCGGCAAGGAAGAACCTGCTGCTGCGCCGGTCGTCGCCGAGAAACCGGCTGCCGAGCGCAGCCCGCGCAACGAAGAGCGCCGCAACGGCCGTCAGCAGAGCCGCAACCGCAACGGCCGCCGTGACGAAGAGCGCAAGCCGCGTGAAGAACGTGCCGAGCGCGCCCCGCGCGAAGAACGCCAGCCACGTGAGGAGCGTGCACCACGCGAAGAACGTGCACCACGTGAAGATCGCGCCCCACGCGAAGAACGTGCACCACGTGAAGATCGCGCCCCACGCGAAGAGCGTGCACCGCGCGAAGAACGCGCCCCACGCCAGCCGCGCGAAGACCGCCGCAGCAACCGTGGCGAAGAACGCGTACGCGAGCTGCGCGAGCCGCTGGATGCCACCCCGCCAGCCGAACGCGAAGAGCGTCAGCCACGTGAAGAGCGTGTAGCCCGTGAAGAACGTGCTCCACGTGAAGAGCGCGCACCTCGCGAAGAACGTGCCCCGCGTGAAGAGCGCGCACCTCGCGAAGAACGTGCCCCGCGTGAAGAGCGCGCACCTCGTGAAGATCGCGCCCCACGTGAAGAACGTGCTCCGCGTGAAGAACGCGCACCTCGCGAAGAACGTGCCCCGCGCCCACCGCGCGAAGAGCGCCAGCCACGTGTAGCGGAAGAAGCGGCCGAGCAGGCTGCCGAACTGGCCGAAGAGCAACTGCCGAACGAAGAGTTGCTGCAAGACGAACAGGAAGGCACCGATGGCGAGCGCCCGCGCCGCCGCTCCCGTGGTCAGCGTCGTCGCAGTAACCGTCGTGAGCGCCAGCGCAACGCCAATGGCGAGTTGATCGACGGTGGCGAAGAGGACGAAGGCAGCGAAGAGCAGCCACAACAGCACAAGGCCACCGAGCTGGGTGCCGAACTGGCCGCCGGCCTCGCCGTGACTGCCACTGTTGCCAGCAGCAACATCAGCGCCGACGCCGAAGCCCAGGCCAACCAGCAGGCCGAACGTGCCACCGCCGAAGTCGCTACCGCTGCAGAGACCGACAACCGCGAGGCCGCCCAGCCGGTCGAGCAAGCTGAAAAGGTCGAGCAGGTCGAGGCCGTCGCCAAGGCTGAAGAAGTTGTCGTGGCCCCAGTGGTCGAGCAGCCTGTCAGCCAGCCGGTAATCGTGGCCGAGGTCACTGCCGAGCCAGTGGTCGAAGTTGCTCCGCAGCCAGTGGTTGACGAAGCACCTGCAGCCGAGCCTGCGATCATCGCAGAGGCACCTGTTGAAGCGCCTGCCGTCGAAGCGGGTGAAATCGAACAGGCTCCGGCCGTGACTGACACCGCTCCAGCTGCCGAGCAGCCTGCACCGGTTGTCGAAGCCCAGCCAGAAGTGGTGGCCGAGCCTGCCCCTGTGGTGGTCGAGCCTGCGCAAGTCGAAGCCCCGATTGAGGCAGAACCTGCCACTGTCATGCTGGCCAACGGCCGCGCGCCGAACGACCCGCGTGAAGTGCGCCGCCGCAAGCGTGAGGCCGAGGCCGCTGCCAAAGCCGCCCAGGAAGCTGCTGCAGCCCCCCAGGAACCCGCCCTGGAAGCCGCCGATGAGCACAAGCCTCATCACGGTTGA
- a CDS encoding ExbD/TolR family protein, whose translation MKFRRNRQRENVDINLASLIDVVFVLLLFFVVTTTFTRETQLRVELPEAASAEKAPADQDKLVEITISAEGVYSVNNHLLPKSDLATLSEAIERESGGDNTLPLAISADGKTPHQAVVTAMDAAGKLGFSQLRMTTVEAAQGTP comes from the coding sequence GTGAAGTTCCGGCGCAATCGTCAGCGGGAGAACGTCGACATCAACCTGGCGTCGTTGATCGATGTGGTGTTCGTCCTGCTGCTGTTCTTCGTGGTCACCACTACCTTTACCCGCGAGACACAACTGCGTGTCGAGCTGCCCGAAGCTGCCAGCGCCGAGAAGGCGCCAGCCGACCAGGACAAGCTGGTGGAAATCACCATCAGCGCCGAAGGCGTGTATTCGGTGAACAACCACCTGCTGCCCAAGAGCGACCTGGCCACCTTGAGCGAGGCCATCGAGCGTGAGTCGGGCGGTGACAACACGCTCCCGCTGGCCATCAGCGCCGACGGCAAGACCCCGCACCAGGCTGTGGTCACCGCAATGGATGCCGCCGGCAAGCTCGGTTTCAGCCAGTTGCGCATGACCACCGTCGAGGCGGCACAGGGCACGCCTTGA
- a CDS encoding Trm112 family protein — MDTKLLDILACPITKGPLKLSADKTELISKGAGLAYPIRDGIPVMLESEARTLTDDERLDK, encoded by the coding sequence ATGGACACTAAACTGCTCGACATCCTGGCCTGCCCGATCACCAAGGGCCCGCTCAAGCTCAGTGCCGACAAGACCGAGCTGATCAGCAAGGGCGCCGGCCTGGCCTACCCGATCCGCGACGGCATTCCGGTCATGCTGGAAAGCGAGGCGCGCACCCTGACCGACGACGAGCGTCTGGACAAATGA
- the murB gene encoding UDP-N-acetylmuramate dehydrogenase, whose product MTVQWQEQVSLKPFNTFGIDVKARFFSQAQDDQQVRQALCQAQQRGLPVLVIGGGSNLLLTRDVDALVLHMASRGCRVLSDDGEHIVVEAEAGEPWHPFVQWTLAQGYCGLENLSLIPGTVGAAPMQNVGAYGVEIKDVFAGLTALDRETGELHDFGLAECAFGYRDSLFKRNPGRWLILRVRFALSRTLQAHLDYGPVRQRLAEQGVAEPTAQAISNAICSIRREKLPDPVELGNAGSFFKNPVVSAEQVERIRAKHPAVVAYPQADGQAKLAAGWLIEQAGWKGHRDGDAGVHRLQSLVLVNYGQASGAQMHALARQIQADILERFGVELEMEPNLY is encoded by the coding sequence ATGACAGTGCAGTGGCAGGAGCAGGTTTCGCTCAAACCCTTTAACACCTTCGGCATCGACGTGAAGGCGCGTTTTTTCAGCCAGGCCCAGGATGATCAGCAGGTGCGACAGGCGCTGTGCCAGGCGCAGCAGCGAGGTCTGCCGGTGCTGGTGATCGGCGGCGGCAGCAACCTGCTGCTGACCCGCGATGTCGATGCACTGGTGCTGCACATGGCCAGCCGTGGCTGCCGCGTGCTCAGTGACGATGGCGAACACATCGTGGTCGAGGCCGAGGCCGGTGAGCCGTGGCACCCGTTCGTGCAGTGGACACTGGCGCAGGGCTATTGCGGGCTGGAAAACCTCAGCCTGATCCCCGGTACGGTGGGCGCCGCGCCGATGCAGAACGTGGGCGCCTACGGGGTGGAGATCAAGGACGTGTTTGCCGGCCTGACGGCCCTGGACCGTGAGACTGGCGAACTGCATGACTTTGGTTTGGCAGAATGTGCCTTCGGTTATCGCGACAGCCTGTTCAAGCGCAACCCCGGGCGCTGGTTGATCCTGCGCGTGCGTTTTGCCTTGAGCCGCACCCTGCAGGCCCACCTGGACTATGGTCCGGTGCGTCAGCGCCTTGCGGAGCAGGGTGTAGCCGAACCGACCGCGCAGGCGATCAGTAATGCCATTTGCAGCATTCGCCGCGAAAAGCTGCCAGACCCGGTGGAGCTCGGCAATGCCGGGAGTTTTTTCAAGAACCCGGTGGTGTCTGCGGAGCAAGTCGAGCGTATTCGTGCGAAACACCCGGCAGTGGTGGCTTATCCCCAGGCCGATGGTCAGGCGAAGCTGGCGGCGGGCTGGCTGATCGAGCAGGCGGGGTGGAAGGGCCATCGTGATGGCGATGCGGGCGTGCATCGCTTGCAGTCGCTGGTGCTGGTGAACTACGGCCAGGCGAGCGGGGCGCAGATGCATGCGCTGGCGCGGCAGATCCAGGCGGATATCCTGGAGCGGTTCGGGGTGGAGCTGGAGATGGAGCCTAACCTTTACTGA